In Engraulis encrasicolus isolate BLACKSEA-1 chromosome 2, IST_EnEncr_1.0, whole genome shotgun sequence, the sequence gtgtgtgtgtgtgtgtgtctgtgtgtgtgtgtgtgtgtgtgtgtgtgtctctctctctctctctctctctctctctctctctctcacacacacacacaaccacacacacacacacacacacacacacacacacacacacacacacacacacacacacacacacacacacacacacacacacacacacacacacacactccacccatgTTACATACTGGATGTTGTTTGACGAGTGATGTTGGCCGGTGCCCCTGCGGTGGCGCTCTGCCAGCCGTGCTGAGTGTTACCGTAAACACTCCCTGCCCTGAACACACACGCGCTGGGTGCCAAACGGGCCTacggggcccaggcccaggggcccaagagtcaagggggccctaaagccaaAGTCTCTCTGTTTCCATTCTCATACTATTGTGTTATGATCACACTTTTAACCACTGGATTTTCgtttcccccctcccccaaacccccaacaacatagggtctcAAACATCTGATTCAAGACCTTGAATCTTTTTGTAAACTTGCAACATGGAGGGGGTCCTTTCCTGTTGCCTGGCCGAGGGGCCCAAGGAGTCATAATCCGCCCCGGCTCCAGTCCTAACACACCACCGCAACACCCTGCCAAACGTTTACGGCATTCATTTGCTAAAAAAGCCCCCAAACCACCAAATGAGGGTgctggcctgggcctgggccgggGCCACGGGCTTtacgggtgagtgtgtgtgtaatatgagtACCGTACGTGTGCATGCGATACATTTGGTGTTTGTGTGGCATGCCTACTGCCATTCAACACTGGACAGTCACAGACAATGAGTCGACATTTTCAACATAATCAGATAGTACTTTTATTATTTAACATACAACACTTTCGTGGTACACATATTCAAGGCAATGGGTTCAGGCTATGCATATTGCAAATGATGACTAAGTAATTAGTTGCTTCATAATTACCTTTTAACAGTGTCTATTTTCCACTAGGGCTATTTATTCTGACTAGGCTGTCTGGTATttattctttctctgtctttttgtatAGTAATGGATGAAGAATTGAATTGATTCAATTCATGTATGTTTTTTATAGCGCATTTAAACAcagtatgcactgaaaaactgtCTGAGGATTGGTAAATAATACAAGTGCTGAGTGAGAAGAATAAATCATCCAAAACCAGTGTCCCACTTGATAAGGACTACTGCTCAGCAACAACACCTTGAGATAAATGACGTATAAGCATGTTATAATGACACAAttaaaaataggaaacagacattTAGATAAATATGACTGAGAATGAAATACAGCACATGTCCATTCTTGTCACTAAGTGAACTGATGGTCACTGCATTTGGCCGTGGCAGTTTTAATGCAACTAATAATCTAAAAGCAACAGTCTTGACCACCATTAGTTTTCCctcagtgtgtaggcctacttgtaatgcTGGCTTTTGATATTTCCTTTCTAAACTGGGCAATGCACTTGTAGGCTAATGTTGAAACTGATAGTTTCCTTTCTTGGATGAGGTAGGGCTCCAATATATGTCAGCAACATGATGAAGCAATATTCATTTTCGGGACCGGAGCGTTTACACTAAGACCAAAAGGTCATTTAAATAATACAAAAGGCCTATACTCTGACTTTAAACAAAATTTGCTTTTTGAAGCGCTCAGAACGCATCCACATGCACTGCACTGGGCTTTTTCCTCAGCACAATTGTGCGCACACTCTGGTACATTTTTGGAAGTTGGACAATTTTCATATTCAAAAAGCTGACTCTGTAGTTAACGTTACAGACATTTCAAATTATGGAAATCACTGCGCCTTGTCCGCGTTATTAGCCACCGAATGATTTCGGGCTGATTGATTCTATGGCCCTTCACTTGTCCCGAAGGAGCTGCGCCGTATATTTACAGAGTGGGCGGGCCAATGCAGCGTGCCTTCTTCTTTTTTATGGAGAGGAAGCGGAGCGGATGCATGCCCATTTATGGACTGTACACTTCCTGAAAAAAATATGTCGGGCAATAGCTCTCGAGCGCACACCATTGTATGTGGTTATCGTTGCATATTCCACGGGCTAATAAAAAATATTGACGTACGTTCTGTGAATTAAGGGAAAATTAGCTTTTGTTGCATATACCACTTAAGTGTCTTTTTGCTTTTTCTGTAGCCTACTTACACCGACCATTACATTAGATTATTTAGATATCATTTTCTTGAGAAGAAACGCACTTGCCTTAGTGTTCCATGTCAAAGTACAATATTTATTAGGCTAGGCTATTTCACCTCCTAGACGCACACGTTTCTTGATTTTTAAAATGAATTCAGATGTGCAGTAACCCGCCCGAGTAGCCTAGATGCTCTTGAAAAGCCAAGCCAGATGCGCTTTACCTGCTTGCCGCAGATGACAATGCTCATTCGTTAAGCGGTAGACCTAAGTAGTCTACCCTAAGTAGAAATCAAAACAACACCATTTCCTTCTTAATTGCAAAACGGTTTAATTGCCCACGTTGATTCTCCGCGCAAGTGCCTATTTCTTGATACCGCTTCTCGCGCTCGCCTCCTGTCCTGCCCAGGGGCTTGTTTACTATCCATGAGTTCCCGGCAATCACGTCACACCTGTGACGTTCCGTTGTCAGGGGCGGATACAAAATATCTCAACACTTCCAACCAATCAGCGCTCACTCCCTGTGCGTATTGGTTGCAAATATAAACTGGACTGTGACGGCGAAGTCCCAAATTCGACAGAGCACACTACAGTGAAAGTCAGGAACAGGCACCGAATACACTCAGCCTGTTCAACGAATTTGTTTTGACACAGACGAGCACAAGAATACGAAGTTTGCCACATCCTTTGGGTTTGCCTGTCTTATTCTTCTATTTGGACCGATCTTTACCCTTTCCGGACTGTCAAGCAAGGACCTTAGCTGAGAACACCGGCAAGCATCCTTCAAGGAGACCACACTGCACTGAGAGGACAGATATTAGACTTTTTGGGGAAAGTCAATGCACCCTGTCAACGACGCTGTCTTGTCCATTCACTAGCAAACTTTATTGACTGTTCATCGAAGTGGTAAGCGATTTTGCCTTCAACGACTCTTATGTCTACAAAAATGGAGCAGCTATTTTATCACGACGACTCATTCCATATGCCTTACGGCCATTCAGATGCTGCTTTGCACGACTACAAACTCCAGAAGGAGAGTATGAATGTCAGTTTCGCTGAATCTTATAGGAACCTTAAACTACGGGCTGACACAGACCTCTACCAAGCATCTAACCCAGACCTCAGCTCGCTCAAGCTCGCTGCTCCAGAACTGGAGAGGTTGATCATCCAAAACGGTAACGGTGTCATCACTACCCCTACCCCAGGACAGTACCTCTACGGCAGGGGGATCACCGACGAGCAGGAGGGTTTCGCGGAGGGATTTGTCAAGGCACTTGACGAGCTTCACAAGATGAACCAGTTGCCCCCGCCCAACGTGTCTATTGGAGCCGGTGGTGTGACGACGTGTTCCGCAGCAGCCCCCGTCTTCGGCTCCTCCCTGCAGCCCGAGCCTCCCATATACACAACGCTCAACAGCTATTGTCCCACCGCcagcctctcttcctcctccagctaTCCCTCCACAACAATCAGCTACCTGCCGCCGCACCCTCAGCAGAACCAGCACCAAGACGTCTCGACGCACGCCTCGCATCCGTTCCAAcactctctgcccgcagctggacTGCACCCGCAACGCCTTCTGGCTTTGAAAGAAGAGCCCCAGACCGTGCCAGACATGCACAGCAGCGACGGTTCGCCACCAATGTCCCCGATCGACATGGAGAACCAGGAACGGATAAAGGCGGAGCGCAAGAGGCTGAGGAACCGATTGGCAGCCACCAAGTGCCGGCGGCGCAAGCTGGAGCGCATCGCTCGACTGGAGGACAAAGTGAAAGTCCTGAAGTCGGACAACGCTGGATTGTCCAATACGGCATCGGTGCTGCGGGAACAAGTCGCCCAACTCAAGCAGAAAGTCCTGAGACATGTAAGCAGCGGCTGCCAGCTAATGCTGACGAGCAAAATGGAGGCGTTTTAAAAAGACATTTAAGATTCAACACTGGAGGTTTAAGATTGGTACAGGCCTATGTATTTTAGTTGTTCTGTCTTTTGTCGACAAACCTAAAATTGCCTAACATGTGGGACTGAGAAATGGTACATCGGTGCTGTGCGCCGTCAAAAGGGACCAAGAGAGAAACAGCTGTCGCTGTCAAGGTCTAGCTGTAGCACAAGAACGGGACAACGTATAGGCTACCTCGAATGAAAGAGTTGTGAACCAGTGGGCACATGCCTAGGCTATGTTGATAGTCTGGTTTGTCTTGATCAAATGGGACTATTTGTATGTTGCCAATGATACTGTCATGCAATAGGCTCTACTGCATTATGGAAGTGTAAATTATTTTTTGTTCGTCAGGTTGATCCTGACCAACTTCTACAATGTCACATGTTTacgttttttattgttgtttgtgCACTGTTTATTTAAGTAAAATTTGACAGAAAATGTATCTTTGctctctctttggttttcttatacattgcgcacacatacacaatcccCTCCTTGGATTTTTCCAGACTACTTCCGTGTCTTATGTAACCAGTTCCCATAATTTATGGCACCACTTCTAAGAAGAGAAGGCGAGACTAGCCTATAACGCACAGTGACCTCCACAATTAAGTTATTGGACATACACAATGCTGTTTGGGTTTTGGTATGTCCTGAAAGGCAATCGATCACTGCAGTCGTATAGAAAGGGGTACATTGTTGTTTAGAAACCAGGTACCCACATCACTGTCAGGTCTTTCCCTTATGGTTTCTGCCTGTCCATATATGGTCATTTACATGGCTTTTACGTCACAGCTCAGGATGCTTTCATTGAACCCCCGCCAACGATGTTAGTGGGCTCATTTCCTTCTGAAGTAGCTCATCAGTGGTTGGCGATAAGCACGTTTTCCCCTCTGATAATAATAATTAGCAATACAAACTCGTAATAACACAGTGATAGCCAAGGTCGTAGAGACCCATTATGAAATACAACCGCAccccttttaaaaaataaacatgatGTGACACGCCTGGAGCTTAATAGAATCAAAATTTCTGACatggaataggcctacatgagatAAACAAAAACTAAAATCAGTCCTCCTGAAAAAATGAGACCCAAATGTCATAATAAAACACACGGATGTTCGTATGGGCGACACCACAAGTCAGCGCTAAAAGACGCGTGTTTTTCTGCCCGAGGTGCTTTCAGATCTATGTGATGACACGATCCTCAAAACCAGCCACATGAAAGTAAGACGTAGAAAAACACAACCTACTTTTGCTAGTTCGTCTTATTTTGGAGAGTTTCAAGGTGTAGTTCCCTTTAATGTTATTTCCACGAAGGTTTATTTTGGGCGACTTTAGGGAAAATATCAAATCCACCCACATttcttccacccaaagatttccaCCGCTAATTAACATCTAGGCctaccctgtttttttttttaaatctctgattTGAAGACAATCAATAGGCTATAGATAGAATTGACAGAATCAAAGGAGAAAACGATATATTTTCTGACAATACCTGACCAGTCGCCTATTTACACTTCACACAATCACAAAAGCAGCTCCACACTCAGGTGATGTCCATGTCAGGTGGATTCATTTGTGAAAGTGCGCACAAGCTTGGAGCGCCCTCCCAAGGAACGAGGGACTTTTTTTTCGCAGGGGTCGATCCCAGCCCACACTACCTACGTGGGACTGGGGAAATCTGTGATGTGAGCAGTGACGCTTGGACCATGGTGGTGGGCACCTTTCCTAGCCCACACGCCTTTGTGTTGTTCAGAAGAACAGAGTGTTGTTCTCAATCACCCACAGAACTTAAAAAAACACAAGGGATCCCTCTTTAAACGTATGGCTTATAGATTTTCCACATAGCCTACCCACAGAAACTTCCTGTGAGACAAGAACAAgcagggtttgtttttttttgctcgaCAGGCTTAAAAATGAGACTCACATCAACCCATTTATTTCGGCTCATGAGtatcaaaataaagaaaaataacGAAACTATAACCCATCATTCagttgttgtaggctactgcctTCATTAGCCTACTAGATAACATAATAATGGCACATATTCTAACATTTGGAAATCCAAGTTCTGTATTAAATCTTGGAATTAAAAAAATGACCCATATAGATCCACTTGGGCAAGGTATGTTTTCAGCCCTCCTTCTCGATCCGTAAGCACACAGTGCCCCCTCTTGGTGCAATGGCGCACATAGCCTATATGGCCTAACACGTGATACTGAACAATCGTTATAAAACATCTGGAACTACCCAAAGAGAGCCGGCAATGATCACGCTTTTCTTATTACCCTAAAATGATAATTAGTACAGCTATTTAAAAATTGTCTATTTTGTGATTGAAACAACATGTTTTATGCTCAAATGAGATGTGGTTTTGAGCATTCACTTATGTGAATGTGTCAGCAGGTGCTTTTGAACAGCACAGCGTGTTTCATATTTGAATCGATGACACAATCAAGAAATAAGTATAGGTGGCCAACCCTTAATCTACCTTCCTAATTTCACTTCAAGACATAatcgtttcacacacacacacacacacacacacacacacacacacacacacacacacacacacacacacacacacacacacacacacacacacacacacacacacacacacacacacacacacacacacacacacacacacacacacacacacgcacacacacacacacacacctgagaccccccccaacacacacacacacacacacacacacacacacacacacacacacacacacacacacacacacacacacacacacacacacacacacacacacacacacacttgtttttgcATTATGCCTGAATTCCAGCAGAGGACAGCATTGCACTAGAGAGATTGAGGCAGGCCGAGAAGGGAAGCATATTTGATTGCACCTTATAGTGGGCCACTCTCTCTGCAACCACTACCGTACTACATATTCTATCAGGGCAAAAGAGTTTGTAGCTGTGGAAGCTACAGACATTTTGCGATAGGGTATGTACACACAGGcctggattaagatggcttgaGGCCCCTAGGTAACAGGTTGGTGGAGGACCctatggaaggcaaatttcgctccaaaaaaattaattttgcgataggaattaaggataacatgtccgcCAACTGTGGAGTGGAGTATGAACAAGATTGGTTAAATTAAGGtgtggcgttataaatttgctcttaccagaattgcaatgaccaagtcatagtacattactaaaggctcttttTTATGTGATAGTATTGCagtatggtagttaagttttcaatgactatgacagcatgccactggaggtttCCCCTCCTTTGGCCAATCGGGGTGCCCCCGGacaggtgggggcctctaggctgcagccatatctagcctgtgcattaatccggccctgtccacaCCGTGTTGATAAATCTCTCTGCTTTGAAGTGAACAATCCAAAACTCAATGCTGAATTTTCAAATTGTGCACTGATGGCACTCtgtagttgcctggttaacaccagacctaatcacaagtgagattaggtctggggagttgcctattgtaaattccgtatggggccggaatacttggctattatgacatactgccctgctctctgattgggcagagaaactgttaaggtcggaatgcttggccattatgacacagatcccatgatcttgtacgttatgagtcatcctcgccatactgtctttcagatcgaaacgattgtgtagaactaaaggcagtatgggagttcccaggctaactctgtagctctttgagtgccatggacttgaaaacgagtcttttcagaatgtgtggcacagtgccaaagacttgatatcaagtaatttatgtttttatatgggggtggggcctaacacattGATCTGGTATTTtcgttgttcacatggacaaagaactcatttTTTTATTGCTCTTGataaaacactcaaatgttgaagaaagcctggcaaccccccggtctgaatttgaaaatggctggcagcacAGAATGAATATTTGActataacatttatttttttttagttttaccTTGTGGTACTTCTGCCATAGCATATAGtgatcagtgtttgtgtgtgtgtgtgtgtgtgtgtgtgtgtgtgtgtgtgtgtgtgtgtgtgtgtgtgtgtgtgtgtgtgtgtgtgtgtgtgtgtgtgtgtgtgtgtgtgtgtgtgtgtgtgtgtgtgtgtgtgcagagatgtgtatgtgtagaaatgtgtgcatgtgtatgtgtgattgtcaGCAAGGATGGGTGAAGACTGAGTGtgacacacgctcaaacacagcCAGTGCTGTCATGACCTACTAGCCATCTCTCTGGCACATGCTACGTCAGAGGTGGACAATGAATGCAGGGCAACATGGCCGGAGGCAGAGCTgtttaagatggtctggggcccctaggctgcaggttactGTGGGCACCCtttgaaggcaaatttcatgacaaatgtacatagagacagtgtcataattatgagctatgAATTAACATGgctactgtattctactgtacGCGACAGGTGATATTttgaaacattgcatcttgtcacaattctgcattttttttgtggccaatctggggccccctggcaggtggggctccctaggctgcatccatatctagcctgtggggtgggccctggcagttgggggccccaaggctgtagccatatctagcctgtggcaggggccctggcaggtgggcggCCCTagactgtagccatatctagcctgtgggggcccctggcaggtggggggccctaggctgcatccatatctagcctgtggggccccctggcaggtggggctccctaggctgcatccatatctagcctgtggggtgggccctggcaggtggggggccctaggctgcatccatatctagcctgtggggccccctggcaggtggggctccctaggctgcatccatatctagcctgtgggggccccctggcaggtgggggccctaggctgcatccatatctagcctgtgggggcccctggcaggtgggggcccctaggctgcagccatatctagcctgtggtgggggcccctggcaggtggggggccctaggctgcagccatatctagcctgtgggtggcctagcctgtggggtccccctggcaggtgggggccctaggctgcagccacatctagcctgtgggtggcccctggcaggtggagggccctaggctgcagccatatctagcctgttgggcccctggcaggtggggggccctaggctgcagccatatctagcctgtggggtgggcccctggcagatggggggccctaggctgcagccatatctagcctgtggggtggccccctggcaggtggggctccctaggctgcatccatatctagcctgtgggggcccctggcaggtggggccctaggctgcagccatatctagcctgtggggccccctggcaggtgggggccctaggctgcagccatatctagcctgtgcattattcCGGCCCTGGTGGGAGAACAGGGGCATTCCTGAGTCACCAGACAGCACAGGACAGACATCAGCACCAGgaaagcatgcacatgcacatgttctTGAAAGTCTACGTATATAGCTGTACAGATATTGATgacggtactgtgtgtgtgtgtgtgtgtgtgtgtgtgtgtgtgtgtgtgtgtgtgtgtgtgtgtgtgtgtgtgtgtgtgtgtgtgtgtgtgtgtttctctgcctgtgtgtttgccctTTGAATGCTTTTATGTAAATGTCCTAaattatacaaaatatagtaatgGGAAGTGGAATGGTTTGAAGTAATATGTATGGTTTGATGCTTAAGTAAATGTCATTCCACATGTTGGTGAACAATAAGAAAATAAGAATATTATAATctaaacaaacgcacacacacacacacacacacacacacacacacacacacacacacacacacacacacacacacacacacacacacacacacacacacacacacacacacacacacacacacacacacacacacaca encodes:
- the junbb gene encoding junB proto-oncogene, AP-1 transcription factor subunit b translates to MSTKMEQLFYHDDSFHMPYGHSDAALHDYKLQKESMNVSFAESYRNLKLRADTDLYQASNPDLSSLKLAAPELERLIIQNGNGVITTPTPGQYLYGRGITDEQEGFAEGFVKALDELHKMNQLPPPNVSIGAGGVTTCSAAAPVFGSSLQPEPPIYTTLNSYCPTASLSSSSSYPSTTISYLPPHPQQNQHQDVSTHASHPFQHSLPAAGLHPQRLLALKEEPQTVPDMHSSDGSPPMSPIDMENQERIKAERKRLRNRLAATKCRRRKLERIARLEDKVKVLKSDNAGLSNTASVLREQVAQLKQKVLRHVSSGCQLMLTSKMEAF